A window from Cryptomeria japonica chromosome 1, Sugi_1.0, whole genome shotgun sequence encodes these proteins:
- the LOC131074620 gene encoding protein NEGATIVE REGULATOR OF RESISTANCE: MECRGPKESLLCSEKSSEGKEGKRPLTTDDNADEVQSFISLVDRIQEMGKLYKRKRMNCSPSATGMSLDSPLIKGKSPWKPSFEWEDFSGLVRKDGPCPPRDVACCTINSASTPLVPQDSDTDTETETGKYKQLKNFDLNVEPSSDDPVTAGALTLFR, encoded by the coding sequence ATGGAGTGCAGGGGACCAAAGGAGAGCTTGTTGTGTTCTGAAAAGAGCAGTGAAGGAAAGGAGGGCAAACGTCCTTTAACAACAGATGATAATGCAGATGAAGTCCAATCTTTTATCAGCTTGGTGGACAGAATCCAAGAAATGGGTAAGCTCTATAAAAGGAAAAGAATGAATTGCTCTCCTTCTGCAACAGGGATGTCTTTGGACAGCCCTCTTATCAAAGGTAAATCTCCATGGAAGCCATCTTTTGAGTGGGAGGACTTCTCTGGATTGGTGAGGAAAGATGGGCCATGCCCACCTAGGGATGTGGCTTGTTGTACGATCAACAGTGCAAGCACTCCTCTGGTGCCCCAAGATTCAGATACTGATACTGAAACTGAAACTGGTAAGTATAAGCAGTTGAAGAATTTTGATCTAAATGTAGAGCCCAGCTCAGATGACCCAGTTACTGCAGGTGCATTGACCTTGTTTCGCTAG